TGGGTGACATTTCTGCCACTGTTGGAGATAACGTTATTTTCATGGTGAGAGGTCCTTATTGCTCAGTCAATCAGGGAGAAAATGGCGCGGCTTTCCGGGTGATGCAGTGCGTATTCCCGTAGCCAGTAGAAGTGCTCGGTCATGGCTTCGCTCTCGGTGCTGCAGGCACAGTGGCTGTAGGTCATCAGGCAGGCGGTGATACCGGCGGCTTCACGACTGACGGTGGCCCCATTGCCATTGAGTGCGTTAAACAGCACATAGTCTTGCTCCGTGCCCGGCACCATAAATGCCCCACCGTTACTGAGCGTGTAGAAGTCCCAGAAGTCTCCCTGATAGTCAGCACACAACCGGTCCAGCCAGCGAAAAATCTGTGGTTCAATCAACGCCCATTTAGGTACCTGACCAAAGTATCTTGGCCAGAAATGGATGCGCTGCGCATCAGAAACCCGGGTGGCGGTTAGTGTGCCCGTCTGAGCTGGGGTTGGAGTATTCATGAGTAATATCCTTCTTTATATAGGGATAAATAGCAAAAAGGCCCCTCCGGAAAACCGGGGAGCCTGCTTATGGAATGGGTTAATAATGAGAGTCGGTATTTAAGGTCGTGGGGGAAAATTGATGAGAGATACAGATTCCCCCTGATTAAAAACCCGTTATCGTGGGGATAACGGGCGGTGGTTTTCCCTGAATATTGGCATAACGCCTGTGCCTGACCGCTGTTTTAAATACACTTGCTGACAGGTAACCCTATCAATTTTATCGATGGGTAAATAGAAAAGATAATGGGTTGTGCAGATCAATAACGCGAAACCGATCGTTGAAATCGATCGTCACCGAAGCTGTGAGGCTGGGTCACGCCACTGCCTGCTTAAGCTGTTCAGCCATGACCCACAGCGCCCGATTGAGTTTGATATCACCATCAATACCACTGATAGCACGGGTTCGGGCACGTTTTCCACTGGAGCTCTTGCCCGATAATCCGCCTTTGGTCAGATTCTCCTGCACACGCTGAAATGTTGTCCACAGGTCATCTTTTTTATCTTCCCAGCGACGGGGCATCAGGATTTGGGATTCCGTGACCGGATGGTGCTCCTCGCCGTAACGGTAGGTCAATGCAGCATGGGCCAATGCATGTTGGTGCTCCGCTGACAGCGTTAATGCCTGCATGCTTTCACGACTTTCTTCTATCTGGTCAAATATCCCCAGCACGTCGTAGGCCCCTTCAATCACCTTTTCCACCACATTCCCTTTATGCGGTACACGAATTTCGCCAAAACTCTGACCACAAACCAGGCCGTTGCTGCAAATTTCACGAAACATCCCCGGCAGCATTTGATAGCTGCTGGAGCCATCGTGACTGTTGAGCAAAACAATCTCCTGCACTTCTCTCTGCGTAATTTGTCCCGTTCGGCGCAGTCGCACCATATGCTTGGTGTGCTCACGTTTATCCAAATCTCGTACTCGGGTCTGGCAGGCAAAGAACGGCACAAACCCTTCTTCACGTAATTTATCCAGTAACGTAATAGTAGGAATATAGGTATACCGCGAACTGCGGGAGGCATGTTTGTCTTCGCCAAACACGCTAGGTACATAGTAGGCCAGTTCATCATGGGTCAGGGGACGGTCGCGGCGAACAGAGTTCACTCGACCAAAACGGGACGCTAAACGGGTCATCAGTGTTTTCTCCAAATAAAAGGCCCCCAGTCTAAATAAACTGAGGGCCAGTAGGGTGACGATGTATAAAGAGTAAAGTCAGTAGTGAATAAGCATCGTGATATCGCTATTCAGTTATCGTTCACTTGCTCACTCCTTTTGTGGGCGATTAAAGGCTACCTGATTCAGCAATACCGTCATCTGCCAGTGCGTGGCTAATGTTATTCACCACCGTATGGGTATCGAGTTTTATCTCTGCCAGCAGTTTTCCGGTGTCCGGCGCGCCTTTATAAACGTAGAGTGACGCGACAGGCTCACCGTCATCGTTTGTTCCGGCGGAGACCTGATAGCGGGTATCACCCTTTCTGACGGTGAATTCCTGAATGCTGATAACCTGATTATTCTGGTATGCGTAAGTGGTGTTGGCTGCCGGAACAGTGATATCCATCTCTTTATGTGGAGTGCCGGTCTTACCAAAAGAGTAAGACACGTAAGGGGTATCCATGCAGATAGTGACTTCTTTGTTATGGTTGAGCGTTTTGGCATAAAAAACAGGTTTTACACAGCGCGAATTGTCAGC
The sequence above is drawn from the Yersinia intermedia genome and encodes:
- a CDS encoding antirestriction protein, giving the protein MNTPTPAQTGTLTATRVSDAQRIHFWPRYFGQVPKWALIEPQIFRWLDRLCADYQGDFWDFYTLSNGGAFMVPGTEQDYVLFNALNGNGATVSREAAGITACLMTYSHCACSTESEAMTEHFYWLREYALHHPESRAIFSLID
- a CDS encoding DUF932 domain-containing protein; the protein is MTRLASRFGRVNSVRRDRPLTHDELAYYVPSVFGEDKHASRSSRYTYIPTITLLDKLREEGFVPFFACQTRVRDLDKREHTKHMVRLRRTGQITQREVQEIVLLNSHDGSSSYQMLPGMFREICSNGLVCGQSFGEIRVPHKGNVVEKVIEGAYDVLGIFDQIEESRESMQALTLSAEHQHALAHAALTYRYGEEHHPVTESQILMPRRWEDKKDDLWTTFQRVQENLTKGGLSGKSSSGKRARTRAISGIDGDIKLNRALWVMAEQLKQAVA